DNA sequence from the Urocitellus parryii isolate mUroPar1 chromosome 12, mUroPar1.hap1, whole genome shotgun sequence genome:
GATGAAGGTAATGGAGCAAAAGGGAAAAGGAGTTTATTCCAGTCGTTACAGTCCAGCCACCGAAGGTCTCTAGCCTTCCCACTTCAGGGTCCCCAGGATGGCCCCCCAGTGAGGTGGCTCCTCAGCCCAGGACCAGTCTGCATACCCCCCTCCCaggctcccctcctcccctggcccAACAGGACAGGGACCGGGTGGGGAATGTGAGGGGGGCTGAGCCCGATGTCCCTTCTCACAGCCGTGCTGGTCGGGGGAGAGGACCTGAGCTGGCCTCAGCACTCTGCAGGTCCTAGGACGGCTGAGGGCAGAGGCGGGCAGCTGGGGAGGGGTCCACAGGctaggctgggctgggctgggctgggctggctcAGGCGCACGGAGCCTCCACCCCTTGTCCATTCTGCCCAGGCTCCTCGGCCTTGCTGGCCAGGCTATAGTAGTAGGTTCGCATGCGTTGCTCCACCATCTGGAAGTTGGGACGGTCCTCCCACCTGCGGGCCATGGGGGAGATCCAGGCCACACTCAGCCCCACTCCAGGCGGACGGTGGTCGTGCCTGGGGCTGGCTGTGGCGGGCCTCAGGGCTCCAAAAATGAGTGGGGCTATTGGAAGTGGGTCTCGGGGGCCAGAGGACTGGAACTTATGTGTCACCCAAATGTCTCCTGGAAGGAGAGCTGCAGAGCCAGGCCATGGGGCACCACTTGCTGAGCTGGCCAGGAACTGGGCTGAGGGATGGCGCAGCACCAAGGGGAGCAGTTGAGCTAGATGCAGAAGTGCAGGGCTGCCGAGCGCCGGGCCACTGGTGAGCTAGGTCCGGTGTCTGTGATGAGCCCACAGGGCCGGCCTCCCCGGCTGTCCAGGCACCAGGCATGGGGACCTATGAGCTTCCTGATGGAGGCCGAGTTAATGCACGAGGGGGCAGGGGTGGACCAAGCCTCTCGGGTCTGTTGGGCACCGTGAGTGTGCCAGGGTGAATGTCACAAGTGTGGACAGCGGGGTATCAAATGTCCCATCGTCCCCCTGTCGCATGACCAGCACAGGGCGTCAGCTAGTTTGGGTGTTAGCTGTTGTCTGATGGGGAGTTGGAATGTTCCGTATGGGGAGGTGACAATGCTGAGTGTTTGGGTCCCTGGGTGTGGCCTAGGTGGTAGGTGGTGGCTGGTGGGGTGGAGGGACTAGATCCTGGAGAATCTCTCCGCCCCCCGAGTATTGGCGTGTATGGGGTGACTATGGGGTCGCCGGAGCAGTGCGGACGGGTGGTGTGGTGGCTGGTGGGAGACCAGTCCACTGCGCAGGGGTTGGGTGTGGTCCTACCGCCTGGTAGGGCCAGCGCTATGGAGAGCAGTGCATAGGCGCAGGGGACCCAAGGCACTGATGTCGCTGGGGAAGGATCTTTGGGTGGAGTTGTGGTGACACTAACTGATtggcccaggccctcctgcccaggcccagggagtGGTCCAGCCAGTTCCCCGTCCGCAGGTGCCCCCCTAGCCCCCTGCACTCACTTGTAGATCCAGCAGTCGCTCATGAGTGCGTACATTTCGGGCGGACACTCAGGGGGACACTCCATCCGCTTGCCCTGCTTGATGAAGTCCAGGACCTCGGGGCCCTTCATCTTCTGCACCAGCCAGGGCGGAGGGCACGGGTAAGTGACCTGGGCCTCTTCGTCCCGACCCTCCCCGCCCGCCACCCCTCcgcccctgcccagcctgccttGTAGGGCTTCTGGCCGTAGGAGAAGGCCTCCCACATGGTGACGCCATAGCTCCAGACGTCGCTGCGGCTGGAGAACTTGCGGAAGTTGATGCACTCAGGCGCGTACCACTTAAGCGGCCACTTCCCCGCTGAGCGCGCCTGGCAAGGGGGAGACTGCGCTAGGACAGGGCTCGGGGACCCTCCGCCAGCCCACCCACCTGGGATCATGGGGCAGGGGCTCACGGTGTAGTAGCTGTCATCCGCCCCCAGGGCCTTGGAGAGGCCGAAGTCGCTGATCTTGGCATAGTGCCGGTTGACCAGCAGGACGTTGCGCGCCGCCAGGTCGCGGTGCACGAAGTTCTTCTCTTCCAGATACTTCATCCCCatggacacctggtgcagcagctCCGCCACGTTGCTGACGGGGACCTCCTCCCTGGGGTGTAGGGCAAAGCAAGTCAGCTGGGAGGGGACAGACCAAGTTCCCAGGAGGCAGAGCCCACCTCTGACCCAGCTGAGTGGGGGCTGGAGTACCCTGTGTTCAACAGGCACtgattgagcacctgctgtgtgccaggcatgggctggggacacagctggcAGGAAAACAGACAAAACCCTCTGCCATTCTGGAAGCTATAAGTATCACCCATATGTGACAACCCTCCAGCCTAGGCCATGTGCCCATGGGGGCATCTCATGGGCATCTCAAAGATAATACAGCCAAAGCCGAGCTCCTGGTGTTTGGGCGCACACAGGCAGGGCCTCCCCACCCATCTTCCCTGCACCTCTGTCCTGTTTctgcccccagctcctcctcctccacatccaCCTGTCTTCAGAGTCTCTCCAGAATCTCCCacttctctctgcctctgcttctgCCCCCTGACCCAGGCCCCAGCATCACTCACCTGGGGAAACAGCCAGGTCTCAGGGCTCCCTCCTTGCTGTCTCCCAAGGCTTGACCTCCCTGCATCTCAGGCCCCGGTGTCCCTCAGCTCACAGCCTCCCAGGGCACCCACCAGGTCCAAGAACTCCTCACAGCCCACATGGTTCTACCCACCACTGCTGAGCCCACATCAGCTCCCTCCTGACTGATCCTCCACCACACCAGGCTCAGCTCACCTCAGGTCCTTTGCACAGGTTGTGCTTTCTGTCTGGAATGCTCTTCTGCAGATCTGTGCTTGGCAACCACCCTCAGTTTACTCAAAACTCATATTCCACCCAGACACCCAACCCTCTTGACCTGCTCAGCTCCTTGCTCCTGCAGAATCAATCTTCTAACATGCTCAGTATTTTCTCCTGATTATTATTCATTGCTCTCTTCTCCAACCAGAATACAGGGCAGGGGGCTTTACTGCTTCTATTACTGATGACCCCAAGTGCTTATAATAGTTCTTGTCACCAAAACCTGTCCAACAAACACTTGTTCAATGACCAAATGTGTGCCTGGGGACACAGGGTGAAGGCATGTATGCTCATGAGAAGGGATTAGCAAAAATGTTCCCGGTGGGCCTGCCCATGTGGGTCTGTGGCCGTGAGTGTGGGCATGACGATCACAAATGAAATGACAGAAGTTTTCAGTAGAGGACCAGATAGCAAATAGTTTAGCTTTTTGTCAGCTGCATATGGTCCCTGTCACATAcactttgttttttatatatttttttaatattatattttttcaattgtagttgaacacaatatctttattttatttatgtggtactaaggatcgaactcaaggcttgcacatgctaagtgagcgctctactactgagccccagccccagccctgttttttatattctttaaaaatataaaactgcagggtacggtggcgcacgcctataatcccagaagcttgggaggctgaggcaagaggaccgcaagtttgagtccagcctcagcaacttagcgaggccctaagcagcttagcaacaaccggtctcaaaataaaggggGGAGGAGGCTGAAGtggtagttcagaggtagagcgcttgcctagcatgtgtgagacactgggtttgattctcagcaccccatataaataaataaaaggttcatTGACCactaaagtaatatttttaaaaaatcaagaatttaaaaaagggagttggggatgtggctccatggttaagcatccccgggttcaatccccagtacccaaaaccaaaataaaaatgtaaaaccacaCAGTACAAAAAGCTGCGGCTGCCGTTTGCTGCTTTCAATTATAGATAATCGACGATGGGCAGTTCCACAGCCATGAATCTGACCCAGAGAACCTGGGCAGCTGGATGGGCTGGTGTTTACACAGCTTCTGTGCTGATGTCACTCTGAAAGTACTGACCCGGTTAATCCTGGAAGAACCCTGTGGGCCCGCCCTGATGCCACCGAGGTGCACCTGGAGGCGCTGAGGACTCGCAGCTGGGCTGGTGGCGGGAGTGTGGGTGTCGGGGTGGGCGTGCATGACCAGGCTGGTGTGCGCTGGCCTGCCCACGCTCCCCCAGGTCAGTGTGGTGACCCTCTCCTGGGTGGCCCTGGGAGGGTGGACGGGATGGGGCCCCAGCCTGGGTGGCCCGCGGGTGCTGGGACCAACTCACTTCTTCCCCACGAGGAACTTGTGCAGGGGCCCGCCGCCGGCCATCTCCATGACCAGCATGAGCGCCTCGGCCTGGCACACACCAATGAGCCGCACGATGTAGGGGTTGTCCAGCTGGTGCATGATCTGCGCCTCCCGCATCATCTCGTCCTTGTCCGCCTTCTCCGTGCTCTGCTTCAGCACCTTGATGGCCACGTCGATCTGCTTCCTGCCCGGGGCACGGGCGATGGGGGGCGCATGCCTGGGTCAGCCACGTCCTGCCCTCCTatccctctcccacccccagggACGCCTCCAGCAAGCAGCACCCCCGTCCCCGAGTCTGCTCCCGCTGCCCCCAGCACAGTGATGTCCCTGAGGGGACCTCAAGCATGGCCATACTTGCGCATGCGGTAGACTCCTTGGCGCACGGAGCCAAAGTTGCCACAGCCAAGTTCAATGTCGGCCACGAGGAGGTTCTCGCGCTTCAGGAAGAGCTTCTTGTCCTTGAGCTCCTCGGGGTCGCTGTAGGGGCTCTCGTACACACTTGTGTCCATGGGCATCGGCCGCTGCTTGTCTGAGGTCGCCAGGCGTGCTGGGCACACACACAGGGTGCTCCCAGGTCAGAGGCAGAgaggggggcagggtggggagggcggGGCAGCCTCAGCCCCACGAGGCAGGTGCCCTGGACACACATGGCCCGGCGCGGGCAGGATGCAGATGCACATGAGGAGGTGTATGCTTGTGAGTGTCACTTGCACACACGCTCCTGTCACATCTGAGGGTGCCCCATGAAACCATGTGGAAGAGACTCAGGAGGCACGTGCAGGGGTAGCCACACATCCCCAGGGGGTGCCAGCTggagtgtgcacatgtgtgtgttcatgtgtgcacacctgtgcTGGGCCTGCCTGTGTCCAGGTATGTACCTCCCAACTGAGTCCTCTGGAGGAGAGTGCCCGTGTGCACACCCACGGAGCACAGACCCACCTGCACCCACATGCACTGGTGTGTACCCACCCATGGAACTCGGGAGCACCTGAGACAGCGCCCAGGAGCTGGCTCTGCCCGGTTTCAAGCCCTGGCCGCCTGTCTGCCCCTTCCCCTCTGCCAATCACCAGGACCACTTCCCACGGCCCTCGGGGGATTCAAGGAACTCTCACACAGCAACCAGGGAATGTGACAGGCACCAGGGCATGGTCAGCACTCCAAAAATGTGGGTCTGTCCACAGGGAGTCCCCAGGTGGCCAGGGTTTGTCCCCTGGGTTGGCACGCACTGGGACACACAGGTACATGGGCAGGTGTGGTGGGCATGGGCTAGGGCCACAGGCTGGCCTCGTCCTCCCCTGCTgaggccacagcccagccctggacCCTGCTCAGCTGGGCAGGAGGACACGGCCCACACCTCCACCTCTGCCAGCTCACCTGGCTCAGGGGTGTATCCATCGGAGTTGAGGGTGTCCACCCGTCTCTGAGCCTGGAGATCACAGGGTCGGCAGCAGTCAGTGGGGCCCAAGCCAGGGTGCCCAGCCCCTCTCCTGAGGCCAGGACCTGCTGAGGACTCCCCAGGAATGGTGCTTCGGAGACCCCTGCGTGGCAACCCCTCTCCACGCCCGCTGGCCCCGGAGCCTGCCCGCCCGGCGCTgagtccccagccccaggacccgGCTGACCCACCTGCGTGAACGTGGACGGGTGGGCTGGGAGAGTGGGTGCAGCGGCCCCTGAAGGAGCAGAAGGGACAGTGAGGGAGGGGTGGGGCCTCGTGCCCCCCCAGCTCCGGGTGCCACTCACCTGCCGCTGCGCTGGCGCTGGTGTTGGGACAGGCCTCCTTCAGGCAGTAGATGAGGCCGTCGGCCTTCAGCTTCAGGTACTCTACCAACTGCGGGAGCAGGCGTCAGGCAGGGCCCTCCCGCCGGGGAGCCGAGGGCCATGGCGTCCCCCCGGAACAGAGTCCTACCTGCCACAGCGTGTCGAACTTGGTGCCCTCGGGGATGCAGTACTTGCCGGCCTTGTCCTGGCTGATCAGGTAGTGGTACACGGTCTTCCCGTAGATGAGGGACAGCGCATATGTGCCCTGCTCCTTCCGGGGCCTCAGCCTGGAGGGGTGGCGGGGAGGGATGTCACCGTACGTCACCTGGGAGACCCCCACTGTGCCTCTGGTCCCCACACACCACCCTACAGGCTCCATATCCTGGAACCACTTGGAGaagtggcagaggctggggaagaTGAGGCCGGCCTCCCTCGGCCTCTGTGCCTTCTGGTGACGGACAGGCTGTCGGGAGAGGCAGTCGGGAGGACAGCGGCTGGGTCTGCAGGGCAGCGCACGGCTGTCCAGGGGCAGACGTGTGGCCATTCATGGGGGTTACTGACCACCCACGGCGGACACTCGGCCACCCATGACTGGATGCTCAGCCGCGGGGTGGGCATCTGGGGGGCCACCTGGTCCTCTGCCACCCGCACCCAGCCATTGAGGAGGTTCACTGAGACTCGTACCCACGGACAGTTGGCCATCGATGGCAGATGCAAAGCCACCTCCCAGGGGACACTCAGCCTGCAGCAGGCAGACTTAACACCAGTCTCTTGGGGAGATGTGGAAGTCATTTCTACCCAGACCACACAGGGAGGGCCATTGTGACAAGCTCTCGGTGGCCCGGTCATCGTTCTAGGCCCGAATCCCTGTCCCAGAACCGGCCAGCTGCAGGCTTGTCCCCGACCCGCCCTGGGATTGCTGGGGATGTCCCTCTTGCCCTGTCTCCCATGGGCCTCTGGCGCAGCCACCTTGACCTCCAGCCCCCACTCTACAGGCTGCCCGCCCCGTTCTCAGCCTCAGGGACTGGTTTCTGTCCAAAGCCTGCCTTGGCCAGCTCTCCAGGAGCCTGGCTCCCGTCGCCTTCCCTGCTCTCTGGACAGTCCCTAGAATGAGGCACCGTCACCCACACTGACACTTTTCCAGCTGTTTCCCATGCCACTGGCCATGCCCAGATCCAGGCTCCCCCCAGCTGCCACTCCCCCTGCCCACGCTGGTCCTCTGTGCCTCCTGACAGTGCCGACAGCTGCTCGGAGCCACTGGCCCTGGGTTTCCTAAGGTCCTCGCCTCCCCATTGGCTGGCCAACCCCAAGCCAGCCAGGGCTGCTGTGGGCCCGCTTGTCCTCAGGGCAGTAGAATCCTTGGTCAAAGAGGCTGGAATGTGGAAGCTGAAGCCACAAACAGGTCAAAGCCACGTCACGGCTGACGCTGAAGCCAGCCTGGGGACTCGGggtccctcctgctcctcctgccccggGAACGTGGGGACATGGGAGGGGCGGATCCTTCCATGGATGGGGGTGAGTGCGAGATGGCAAGGCTCAGAGGACGGGAGgcgggaggagaagggaagagcaAGGCAGAGATCTGCAGATGAAAAGCCGCACTGGGGACTTGAAGCCAGAGGAAGACACCCCAGCCACgagagcagggaaagaggaatTCATATTTGATGAAGGAGAAGccgaggaggaggaaagaaagcgCTGCAGTAACAGAGAGAGCTGAGGGACCCCCAGCAGGTGCCGTGCTCGTGAGCAGGCGGGGCAGGGCTGTGCGCATTGCCACCCAGTGTCAGTGACATCCGAGCATCACAGCTGCGGTCGGGGTGCAGCATCTGGTCAAGGAGATGCGACACGTGGCCCAGCATCTCCATGCATGAGGAGGTGGAGCGCTCCAGACACCCCAGGTGGAGGTCCTGCTGTCCAGTGTCCAAACAGAAAGAAAGCTGGCCCCAGTGCTGGCCCGTGCTCAAGATGCCCACGCCTTCTTCGTGACCCCCTGGCTCCGATCTTCTGATTGATAGGCTACAAAACTCACCATCCTCACCCCTCTCCCTTGAGTAGTCCCTCCTCCACAGTGACTTTGGTTTTGGACATGTGACCTGCTCAGTCAAGAGGACATCAGTAGCAGAGGTCTGGAAAGCCCTGCATCTTGGAACCTGCCCATCTGGCTATTCTTGAGAAACCTACAACCTGCACCATGTGAATGAGCCCAGGCTAGCCCAGTGGACAACGAGGCTCCACAGCCAGCTCGTTCCTCATCCCCATCACTGAGCATGGCCATCCCAACGTATTTGGTCCCAACCCAAATGAGAACTGCTCAGCTTGCTCACAGGATTGTGAGAAGTAATAAACTGCATGTTGCTCTGAGCCAAGAAGTCATGGGGAAGTCTGTTAAACAGCAAAAGCTAACTGATACAAATGCAAAGGTTTTCCCTTGGAGAAAATAGCCCTGACTCAAAAGTTATTGAAAAGCTGTCTTGCAGCAGCTTTTAAACAGCAATCAATCAAGGGGTCCCTCAAAATCCTTGGAAATGTCACTCCACTGTGCAGCCTAAATCTATGAgttagggtaaaaaaaaaaaaaagtattatttcatCAGCTGCCAGTGGAATCTTGGGAGGGGACTTATCTTTTGGGAGATGTGCTGACAATCTGCATAGGCCTCACATGGGTGGGAAAAATCAAGGAAGGAGGTCAGTTCCTCCAAGAGGACAGGTCCCAGAAGAGGGACCAGCCCTAGGGAAAGCGGGTGACAGCAGGAATTCCTCTGGGTAGGTACTCAAATCAAGAAGTACCAGAAGGGAAGCCCTGGGAATGAGCCCCATGGATTTGGGGGAGGACCCTGGACTTCCTGGGGTCATAGGCGAGGGGCAGTAACTCTGTTTCTCTGTATCTCGAGGCCTGAGAGACCTCGGCTCGCATCTGGATAACATCTGTTAACACAACAGAATTCATATCCAAGCCGGAAAGTGGCAGCCCCGGCCGGGCTTTCAAACCAGAGGATTTTAAGAGCATTAGAGAATCTTTCATGACCTAGCAGCCATACTGCCTCCGCTGGgcctgagacacacacacacacacacaagcacacactgACAGGAGTGCATTCTCCCATCTGTCTGGTACCACACTATTGCTTGATGCATATTAATTTGTGAACTTCTGTAACAGATCCTTGGGGTGGGTTCTGCTGTCCCCTACTGGACAGTTGCAGAGAGCAAGCCCTCACCCGGGAAAAGCCAGAGCCACCTACCTCCTTCCACTCTCTCCCTCACTGGGCTCTGCACACTGGCCTCCTCCTTGTTTCCAGAACATGCCAAATACATCCTTGCCTCCGATCTCTGCCCCTGACATCCTGCTTTCCAGGAGCACCTTCACCTATAAGCTGCTCGGTCTCTTCCTGTCTTCTGGTTTGGTTTGGATTTTGTTGTCTTGTTTTTGGGGTGCTAGgcacgcactctaccactgagctacacccctagacCTTCAGGgatccctcctctcctccttcagtTCTTTACTCACAGTCACCTTTtggaaaacaatcaagaacatgaggAGAGAGTCTACCACATGGGGGAAAATCTTTggcacctgcacctcagatacagcattaatctccaggatatataaagaactcaaaaaacttaacaccaatcaataaatgggcaaaggaagtgaacagacatttcacagaagaagaaacacaatcgatcaacaagtatatttttaaaatgttcaacatctctagtaatcagagaattgcaaattaaaactgcactgagatttcattccAATTTCtcattccaatttcattccaATTTCTCATTCCAATTAGActggcaattattaagaacacaagtaacaataaatgttggtgaagatgtagggaaaaggtatactcatacactgctggtgggactgcaaattagtgcaaccactctggaatgcaatatggagatgcctcagaaaacctggaatgaaatcaccatttggcccagttatctcactccttgacATACACCAGAGAACTTAAAATTAGCACAGCACAGTGAAGTGgttacatcaatgtttacagcagctcaattcacaatagctaagctatggaaccaacctagaggcccttcaacagatgaattggtaaagaaaaggtggtacacatacacaatgaaatattactcggccataaaaaagaataaaattttgacatttgctggtaaatggatggaatgggagactatcgtgctaaatgaaataagccaatcccagaaaaaccaaaggccaaatgttttctctgatatgtgaggcaagcacacaataaggggtggggataggaaagattaGAAGTACctcagattagacaaaggagaatgaagggaagggggctgggaacaggaaagagaatagaatgaatgggacatcacTTTCCTAGTTCTTATGTGAACACACGAgtagtgaaactccacatcgtgttcaaccacaagaatgggaagttgtactccatgtgaGTATGATATGTCAACATACgatctgttaggtgcaggacaggctgagtaagctgtctgcagggcatgccaaacaaagttagctgcaggatgacctggccactcaaaccctctgtctggttctttatcacctgtttgcttcaagcccaaacgccccagcccctgctcaaggctgaacactcaaccccctgctCAAGGCCGAACACGTAACCCCCCTTGTGCCAataaggcagcttgcagacccagagacctcattagatgtgggctataaaaactccctcctgccgggcccctctctctcttgctttctctgtgtctcttgctctctcttgctttctctgtctctctcttgctctctttctctctctctcctctttctctcttttctcctctgttgcactgctgtaataaagatctcttggttgctctgagtgttgtggtcacttttctttcacaaTCTACTgacatgtacatctaaaaagatcaaataggggctggggatgtggctcaagcggtagcgagctcgcctggcaggtgtgcggcctgggttcgatcctcaggaccacatacaaacaaagatgttgtgtccactgataaactaaaaaataaatattaaaaaattctctctctctctctctctctctctctaaaaaaaataaaaataaaaagatcaaatagaaaaattttctaaAGTTACTTTTTGGGGAAAGCCTcttcctccagcccctccccacctgcACACACCTAGCACCTACCACCATCTGGCAGAGTCTAGATTTtattaggttttgggtttttttttttcttttttcctacctGCCCCAGGAGGACAGGCACTTGTGTCTGTGTGGCTTGTTACCATGCCCTCAGTGACTGGCACCCAATTAgaattcagtaaatgtttgttaaatgaaagagaggaaactgaggaaggCAGAAATTCGGGTCCACGCCCCAAACCCACAGCCAAGTGGGTGACAGAAACCCCCAGGCCCGCCAACTCTGAAGGCCTGGCTACCCATTACAGCTACTTTCCCGGACAAAAGTTCCTTTGCTCACCAGAAACGGTCACAGCAACCCACTTTACGCGGGTGAGCAGGGGCCAGTCCCCTGGAGGCCGCCCTGCATAGTCGGGTCTGCCCGGGGCCCCAGGACGCTAGtcaataaccccagcccccacggCCCCCAGACCCCGGGCCCCACATACAGGAACTTGCCGTCGGTCTGCGAGCCTGAGTAGAGTTTGCGCTCGGCCTCCTCGCGCGTCAGACTGCTGTGGTACCAGGGCATCCGCTCGTGGGCCGTGGTGGCGATGAGCTTCTCCACCTGGGGGGCCTGGCTAATGATGGCCTGTTCCAGGGCCTCGCCCTAGGGAAGGAGAGGCGAGGAAAGTCGTAAGGGTCTCAAGTGCCGGGCTATGGAAACCCTCTCCCGTCTCCTGGGCCCTCCCGATTGGCCCCATAAGACCTCCACCCCTATCGCGCACCAAGGTCGCCTTCCTAATCTGTCCAGGGAGtcacccagccccaggccttgTCCTCCAGCCTAGGCCCAAGCGCGCATTTAGCTTGAAGATGCGGGCAGTTGCGCATCTGGCGCAGGGCGGCTGCGCACAGCTGGGGCCTCAGCAGCAGCCGGACCCCAGGACACCCCCAGCCACCACCCTCCTCTCAAGCCCCCAATGCAAGCCTGGCCTCTCCAGGTGCACACTTCCATCACTGGCTCGGGCACTCGGGCAGTGGGGGACAGCCCATCTCCACCACCAGCACGAAGCCACCCCGTAGGTCCCGCCCCTGGCCAGGGCCCCCTCCCTCCGACTTCCAAAGCAAACGCATCAGATCAGCATTGCGCAGGCGGGCGAAGAAGACCCCCAGTCCCCGCACCGCGCAGGGACTGGGCACCGCGGCTCCTCCGGCGCCCCCGCGGCCCGCGCTCTCACCTCCAGCTTCCAGGTCTGGCGCACGTAGTCGCGCACCATGGCGTCGCGCAGGCAGTCGAAGACCCCGGGCTGCGGCTCCATGCCCGCGGGCCGGTTGCACGGCTTGCGCAGGTTGCAGGGCAGCCCGTCGGGGTCGCGGGAGTAGAACTCGCAGAGCTCGGCGGGGCCGCAGTGCGCCTTGCCGCCCGCGATGGCGTAGGTGCCGTTGAGCTGGCGCTCGATGGAGAAGTGGTGGAAGCGCACGTCGTGCACCAGCGACAGCACGTAGCCGCCCAGCGAGCGCAGGCACTGGCGCAGCAGGAACAGCCCGTCGGCCATGCCCGCCAGCTTCAGGTGCTCCTCCGCCTCAGCGCGCGAGATGCTGCCGTAGAAGAAGGGCAGGTGCGCCGCGGGGTCCGGCATCGCCGCCTCCGGCCTGCGCGGGCCGCGAGCCCCGCACCTCGCCGGGCCCTGTGGATCAGAGGGGGGTGCATCGATAAGCCCCTCCGTCGGGTCCAGGGGAGGCCGGAGAGACGCTGCGCAGAGCCCGCCGTGTGCCAGTCAACTGGAGAGGAGCCACGACGCCCGGAACACAGATCTGGAGTCCCGAACCCACCTGACACTCTACAGTCCCCGAGCCCCACCACCTGTAACCACCCTTCATTTCCCAAGCACGAGCTGAACTCTACTGTGTTCCACCCTCCCCGCcctggtgctggggatatggctgcaTGAGACGTGGTCCCTCTGCCCTCCGATGATAACATGGGGGCATGTGATAGGCAGAGACGGGAACACAATTAAGCATTGCAGATTAAAGTCGGGAttataaaggaaatgaacagaatgATATTGAAGATACAGAGGTCACTCTAGCTAGGATGGTCACCTTCTCTGAGAAGGCAGCCTTTAAGGCAAGATTAGAAGGATAAGGAGGAAAAAACCTTCCAAAAACTTTGGGAGCAGGGAACACATCAGACAGCAGGAACCGCGTGTGCAGAGGCTCTAAGGTTGGAACAAAC
Encoded proteins:
- the Zap70 gene encoding tyrosine-protein kinase ZAP-70 gives rise to the protein MPDPAAHLPFFYGSISRAEAEEHLKLAGMADGLFLLRQCLRSLGGYVLSLVHDVRFHHFSIERQLNGTYAIAGGKAHCGPAELCEFYSRDPDGLPCNLRKPCNRPAGMEPQPGVFDCLRDAMVRDYVRQTWKLEGEALEQAIISQAPQVEKLIATTAHERMPWYHSSLTREEAERKLYSGSQTDGKFLLRPRKEQGTYALSLIYGKTVYHYLISQDKAGKYCIPEGTKFDTLWQLVEYLKLKADGLIYCLKEACPNTSASAAAGAAAPTLPAHPSTFTQAQRRVDTLNSDGYTPEPARLATSDKQRPMPMDTSVYESPYSDPEELKDKKLFLKRENLLVADIELGCGNFGSVRQGVYRMRKKQIDVAIKVLKQSTEKADKDEMMREAQIMHQLDNPYIVRLIGVCQAEALMLVMEMAGGGPLHKFLVGKKEEVPVSNVAELLHQVSMGMKYLEEKNFVHRDLAARNVLLVNRHYAKISDFGLSKALGADDSYYTARSAGKWPLKWYAPECINFRKFSSRSDVWSYGVTMWEAFSYGQKPYKKMKGPEVLDFIKQGKRMECPPECPPEMYALMSDCWIYKWEDRPNFQMVEQRMRTYYYSLASKAEEPGQNGQGVEAPCA